A portion of the Burkholderia sp. GAS332 genome contains these proteins:
- a CDS encoding NAD(P)-dependent dehydrogenase, short-chain alcohol dehydrogenase family, which translates to MLLDSKVVIVTGAASPRGIGRATAKALAAQGARVVILDLRQEDAESAARDLGEEHLGLACDVTDKAACMAAARAVIEKYGRVDGLINNAGITQPLKTMDIGADNFDAVIDVNLRGTLYMSQAVIPQMREQKSGSIVCMSSVSAQRGGGIFGGPHYSAAKAGVLGLARAMARELGADNIRVNSITPGLIQTDITGDKLTTEMRADIIKGIPLGRLGDAADVANACLFLSSDLSAYLTGITLDVNGGMLIH; encoded by the coding sequence ATGTTGCTCGACAGCAAAGTGGTAATCGTCACGGGTGCAGCTTCGCCGCGCGGCATCGGCCGTGCAACCGCCAAAGCGCTTGCCGCGCAGGGCGCACGAGTGGTGATCCTGGACCTTCGACAGGAAGACGCCGAGAGCGCCGCGCGCGATCTTGGCGAAGAACACCTCGGCCTCGCCTGCGATGTGACCGACAAGGCCGCATGCATGGCTGCCGCCAGGGCGGTCATCGAAAAGTACGGCCGTGTCGACGGCCTTATCAACAACGCAGGTATCACCCAGCCGTTGAAGACGATGGACATCGGAGCCGACAACTTCGATGCGGTCATCGACGTGAACCTGCGCGGTACCCTCTACATGTCGCAAGCGGTCATTCCGCAAATGAGAGAGCAAAAGAGCGGCAGCATCGTCTGCATGTCATCCGTTTCCGCGCAACGCGGCGGCGGTATCTTCGGCGGTCCTCACTACAGCGCTGCAAAGGCGGGCGTACTCGGTCTCGCTCGCGCCATGGCGCGTGAACTCGGGGCGGACAACATCCGCGTCAACTCGATCACACCGGGCCTGATCCAGACCGATATCACCGGCGACAAGCTCACAACGGAGATGCGCGCCGACATCATCAAGGGCATTCCGCTCGGCCGACTCGGCGATGCGGCCGACGTCGCGAACGCCTGTCTGTTCCTCTCGAGCGACCTGTCCGCCTACCTCACCGGCATCACGCTCGACGTCAACGGCGGCATGTTGATCCACTAA
- a CDS encoding transcriptional regulator, LysR family: MRIPPLKAIVAFESVARTKSVNRAADELGLTPSAVSHQIANLESMVGRPLFTRLGRGLVLTPTGQQYLADVTGSLADLSRATERASSQSGVEILRIHSSPSFGLMWLLPRLALFQEANGDIQLNLACSYEDVSFTSGFYDVDVRHGYAHWTDGEIKTLRNEFIAPLASEEYLRRHPVRTPEDLLERRLIFSETPLVQWKQWFGRFGVAVSPKAYDFAFDRSYMSLEAAALGHGVALESTMLASVHLKRGSLVPVFDRTYAVEVGAHHLVYPSQNADLPRVAKFLTWVEQEISRDAV; the protein is encoded by the coding sequence ATGCGCATTCCACCACTAAAAGCCATCGTCGCGTTCGAGAGTGTCGCCCGCACAAAGAGCGTCAATCGGGCGGCGGATGAATTAGGGTTAACGCCATCCGCGGTCAGCCATCAAATTGCCAACCTCGAATCCATGGTCGGAAGACCCCTGTTCACGAGACTGGGGCGGGGACTGGTGCTGACGCCAACGGGTCAGCAATATCTGGCCGATGTCACCGGTTCGCTCGCCGATCTGAGCCGCGCGACGGAGCGCGCATCGAGCCAGTCGGGTGTCGAGATTCTTCGCATTCACTCGAGTCCCAGCTTTGGGTTGATGTGGCTGCTACCGCGGCTTGCTTTGTTCCAGGAAGCGAACGGCGACATTCAGCTGAATCTCGCCTGCTCGTATGAGGATGTGTCGTTCACCTCCGGCTTCTATGACGTCGACGTACGGCATGGCTACGCTCATTGGACCGATGGCGAGATCAAAACGCTACGCAACGAGTTCATCGCGCCTCTTGCATCGGAGGAATATCTGAGAAGACACCCTGTGCGTACCCCCGAGGATCTGCTCGAGCGGCGCCTGATCTTCTCGGAGACGCCCCTCGTGCAGTGGAAGCAGTGGTTCGGCAGGTTCGGCGTCGCGGTCTCGCCCAAGGCATACGATTTCGCGTTCGACCGCTCGTACATGTCGCTCGAAGCCGCGGCATTGGGACACGGTGTCGCGCTCGAAAGCACGATGCTCGCATCGGTCCATCTCAAACGCGGTTCGCTCGTACCGGTCTTCGATCGCACGTATGCGGTCGAGGTCGGAGCCCATCACCTCGTTTACCCTTCCCAGAACGCGGATTTGCCGCGCGTGGCCAAATTTTTGACTTGGGTCGAGCAAGAGATCAGCCGTGACGCCGTATAG